The DNA sequence TTGCTGATTGCGTGGCAGCGGCAGCCGAAAGCCTGCGCTCCGGGAAAGCGCGTGAAGTTCTTAAAAAATTAGTTTCCTGAGATGCCTTTGAAAATTAAAATATGCGGCATGCGGGGAGCGGAAAACATCCGCGAAGCGGCTATTCTCCGTCCGGACTATATGGGTTTTATTTATTACCGGAAATCCCCGCGTTACGTGGGCGATAATTTCAAGCCGGTATGGGGCCCGGAAATGGAAGGGGTCCGGAAGACGGCCGTCTTTGTTAATGAACCGCTTGAATCGGTTCAGGAAATCGTTAACTGCCTGCAATTTGAAGCCGTGCAATTACATGGCGAAGAATCGCCGGCTTACTGCGGGGAGTTAAAGCAGGCAGGCATGGAAGTACTAAAAGCCTTTGGTATAGCTCCGGGCTTTGATTTCCGGCAGCTGGAAGCCTATGAACAGGTTGCGGATTTTTTTTTATTTGATGCAAAGACCAGCGCCTACGGCGGAAGCGGAAAAAGCTTTGCCTGGGAGCAACTCATGGAATACACTGGTTCCAAACCTTTCTTTTTAAGCGGAGGGCTCGATACGGATAACGTGAAGCTAGCGGTGGACGCGGCCGCCGAGCTGCCCTTATATGCACTGGACCTGAACAGCCGGTTTGAATCGGCGCCGGGAGTAAAGAATATTCAAAAATTAACGGAAGCGATCAGATTGATAAAACAACCTTAAAAAATGAAGCTAGAAAATAAATACGGAGTGGATGAGCGAGGGTATTACGGGCGGTTCGGCGGAGCTTATATTCCCGAAATGCTTTATCCAAATATCCGGGAACTCCGGGAAAATTACCTGCAGATCATTAATGAAACGGGGTTTCGGAAAGAATTTGAAAACCTTTTGTCCGACTATGTAGGGCGCCCGACACCGCTTTACCTGGCACAGCGCCTGAGCGAACATTACGGGACCAGCATTTACCTGAAACGGGAAGACCTGAATCATACCGGCGCCCATAAGATCAATAATACCATCGGGCAGATACTGCTTGCGGAAAAACTCGGAAAGAAGCGGATCATCGCCGAAACCGGGGCCGGCCAGCACGGGGTGGCCACTGCTACGGTTTGCGCGCTGCGCGGCCTGGAATGCGTAGTATATATGGGAGAAATCGATATGCAGCGGCAGGCTCCCAATGTCGCCAGGATGAAAATGCTTGGGGCAGAAGTGGTTCCCGCCACCTGCGGAAGCAAGACCCTGAAAGACGCCACAAACGAGGCGCTTCGGGACTGGATAAATAATCCGGTGGATACGCACTACATTATAGGCTCGGTTGTGGGGCCGCATCCTTATCCCGATATGGTGGCCCGTTTCCAATCGGTGATCAGCCGGGAAATCAGGCAGCAACTGCTTGATAAGACCGGAAGTGAACTACCTGACCATATCATTGCCTGCGTAGGTGGGGGAAGCAACGCTATGGGCGCTTTCTATCACTTCCTGGATGAGGAGCAGGTAAAACTGACCGGCGTGGAAGCAGGCGGCGAAGGCGTCAATTCCGGAAAATCGGCGGCCACTACGGTGCTGGGAAAGGACGGGATCATTCACGGGAGCCGCTCCCTGCTGATGCAAACAGAGGACGGCCAGATCGTAGAGCCCCATTCCGTTTCCGCCGGGCTGGATTATCCCGGCATCGGGCCCCAGCACGCCCACCTGCACGATACCGGCCGGGTTAAGTTCGTGAACATCACCGACAGGGAAGCGATGGAGGCAGGTTTGCTGCTTTGCAAACTGGAAGGAATTATTCCGGCGATAGAATCATCGCATGCCCTTGCATGGCTCGAAAAAATGGAATTCAGGGACAGCGAATCCATTGTGATCTCACTGTCGGGCAGGGGAGATAAAGACCTTCAAACCTATATTGACTATTTTAAATTATGAACCGCATCACTGAACTTTTCAAGAAAAAATCCGGACCGGTCCTCTCCATCTACTACACGGCCGGGTATCCCGGTCTCAACGATACGCTGCTGATCGCCAAAAGCCTGGAAGAAGCCGGCGCTGATATGCTGGAAATTGGTTTCCCTTTTTCAGATCCTCTCGCGGACGGTCCCGTAATACAGCATAGTAGTGAAGTGGCTTTAAAGAATGGCATGAGCCTCCGGGCGCTTTTCGGCCAGCTGAAGGCCTTGCGGGAAGAAGTGAATATACCGGTGCTGCTGATGGGTTACCTGAACCCGGTGATTCAATACGGGATGGAAAAGTTTTGCGCTTCCTGTGAGGAATGCGGTATTGACGGACTGATACTTCCCGATCTGCCAATGGCCGAATACGAAGAAACCTACCAGGAATTGTTCCGGAGCCATCACCTCAGCAATATTTTCCTGGTGACCCCTGAAAGCAGCGAGGAGCGTATCCGGAAAATTGATGGCCTTAGCGAAGGTTTTGTTTACGCCTTGTCCTCCTCTTCAACTACGGGAAAAAATATGGCATCTTCGGACCGCACCGAAGCTTATTTTGAGAAGCTGCGTTCCCTTGAACTGCGGAATCCGTTGATGATAGGTTTTGGGGTAAGCGACCGGGAAAGTTTTCAAAAAGTAGTATCTTACGCCCGGGGAGCGATTATTGGCAGTGCATTTATCCGCCTGCTCGAGAAAGAAGGAGCTGGCGCTGAGGCCATTCACGGCTTTGTCAGGTCCGTGCTTGGCCGCTGATTTCCGCTCCCACTTCAAGGCAAAATTATACTAAATGGCGACAACAACCCCTAAATCCGTTATTTTAAAACCCTTTCTCAAATTCCTTCGCACGGAGCAGGCTTCCGGCGTGATCCTGATCTGCTGCACGGTGTTTTCGATTATCATGGCCAATAGCGGAGCGGGTGAAGGCTACCTGGAATTCTGGGAAACGCATATCGGAATTTACGCGGGCGCTTTCAGCCTGGACCATTCCATCCTGCACTGGATCAACGACGGCCTTATGGCTATCTTTTTCCTGGTTGTTGGAATGGAGATAAAACGGGAGGTTGCCCAGGGGGAACTTTCCTCCTTTAAAAAAGCGTTATTGCCGGTAATAGCAGCGCTGGGAGGGATGCTTGTGCCGGCATTGCTGTATGTACTGTTCAACAGCGGGGGCGCGTACCAGCACGGCTGGGGAATTCCGATGGCTACCGATATCGCCTTTGCCCTGGGTGTTTTATCGCTTCTCGGCGGAAGGGCCCCCATGAGCCTGAAAGTTTTTTTAATGGCGCTTGCGGTAATTGATGACCTGGGCGCCATCCTGGTAATTGCCATATTCTACAACCAGGGAGTCGTCCTGCCTAATCTTATCATTGCCCTGGGCATATTCGTCCTCTTACTGATCCTTAACCGGCTGAAAGTCACCAGCCGGATTCCATATTTGCTGGGAGGAATTGTCATGTGGTATTTTATGCATTCTTCCGGTATTCATGCCACTATTGCCGGCGTTCTGCTGGCCTTTACCATTCCCATGAAATCAGCCGATCCGGGCTATTCTCCCCTGGTAGAGCTGGAAGGCAACCTGCATAGTTTTTCTTCCTTTTTTATTATGCCTTTGTTTGCGCTTGCCAATACTGCCATTGTGATCAGCGGGGATCTCGGTGAAATTTTCGGAAGCGATTTGAATCATGGCATCATGGCCGGGCTCGTTTTCGGGAAAGTGATTGGCATTGTTGGTTTTACTTACCTGGCGGCAAAGACCGGCATCGCGGTGTTACCTTCAAAAGCCACCTTTGGAAAAATGGCCGGGCTTGGTTTCCTGGGTGGAATAGGTTTTACTATGTCCATATTTATTTCCGTCCTTGCGTTTACGGAACCTGAATTTCAAACGGAAGCAAAAGTATCCATACTGGCAGCCTCCCTCATCTCCGGCCTCCTCGGCTTTTTCATACTAAAAAATGCGAGCGCCGGGTCAGAAGAATAATTCCGCATGTAAAAGACGGAATAGACTAAAGGAAGACGGAAGGATCTCCTTTTCCACGCCGCAGCACTTCTACTTCCCCGGAAGTGAAGTCGATCACCGTAGAAGCTTCATTTCCGCCGTAGCCGCCGTCAATAACCATATCCACCAGCGATGCATACTTTTCGTAGATAAGTTCAGGATCGGTGGAATACTCGATTATTTCATCGTCGTCGCGAATGGATGTGGAAATGACCGGGTTTCCCAACCCTTCCACAATGCAGCGGGCAATCTTATTATCCGGAACGCGGATACCGACCGTCTTCTTTTTATTGTTTAACAGTTTGGGCACCTGGTTATTGGCATTCAAAATAAATGTAAAGGGGCCCGGCAGCACTTTTTTCAGTATCCTGAAAGTGCTGTTGTCTATGGGTTTACAATAATCTGCCAGGTGACGCAGGTCCTGGCAGATAAAAGAGAGCTGTGCCTTTTCCGGCCGGACGCCTTTAATGCGGCATACCCGTTCAATGGCCTTCTGGTTGGTGATATCGCAACCCAGGCCATAGACGGTATCGGTAGGATAAATGATCACCCCGCCCTTTTTCAGGCATTCAACAACGGTGTCAATATGCCGCTCGGGCGGGTTCTCCGGATGGATCTTTATAAGCATTGTTCTGCGCGTTTAAACGCCTGCAGAAGCACTAGTGTTGCGATCCACTAATTTTTTAAAACTTCCGTAACAAGGTCAGCGGCTTCCTGGAGCGCAATGGCCGAGTAAACCTGGAGGCCGGACTCGTCAATCAGTTTCTTTGCTTCTTCGGCGTTAGTTCCCTGTAAACGGACAATAATAGGTACTTTAATATCGCCAATGTTCTGGTAAGCGTCAATTACGCCCTGGGCGACCCGGTCACAGCGAACTATCCCTCCGAAAATATTGATCAGGATCGCCTTTACGTTAGGATCCTGCAGGATAATATGAAAAGCAGCTTCCACCGTTTTCGCGCTGGCCGTTCCTCCTACGTCCAGGAAGTTAGCAGGTTCACCACCGGCAAGCTTGATGATATCCATGGTTGCCATGGCAAGGCCTGCACCGTTTACCATACATCCCACGTTACCGTCCAGCTTCACGTAATTAAGGTTGGATTTTCCCGCTTCCACTTCTGTGGGGTCCTCTTCCGCCAGGTCACGCATGGCCGCATAGTCAGGATGACGATACAATGCATTATCATCCAGGTTGACCTTGGCGTCCACCGCCATTATTTTATCATCGGAGGTTTTCAGTACCGGGTTTATCTCGAAAAGGGAAGAGTCGGTTCCTTCATAAGCCTTGTACAGGGCGCTTACAAATTTTACCATTTCTTTAAAGGCAGCGCCTTCCAACCCGAAATTAAAGGCAACCTTGCGGGCCTGAAAAGCCTGCAGTCCTACTTTGGGATCCACTTCTTCTTTAAATATCTTATCGGGTGTTTTGGCGGCCACTTCTTCAATGTCCATTCCGCCTTCGGGCGAATACATGATAATATTGCGGCCGGTAGCGCGGTCCAGCAGCACGCTCATGTAAAACTCCTTATGTTCACTGGCTCCCGGGTAATACACATCCTGGGCGATCAGTACCTTATTTACTTTCTTGCCTTCGGGGCCGGTCTGGGGAGTTACCAACTGCATGCCAATGATCTTTGCAGCCTTTTCCTGCACTTCTTCCAGGGACTTGGCAAGCTTCACTCCACCTCCTTTTCCTCTTCCTCCGGCATGGATTTGCGCCTTCACTACCCACCAGCCGGTGCCGGTCTGTTCTTTTAAGGTGCTTGCCGCTTCAACTGCTTGTTCCGGAGTTTCCGCTACGATGCCTTCCTGGACGCGTACTCCGAAGCTTTTGAGAATTTCTTTACCCTGGTATTCGTGTATGTTCATTATAAAATGGAGAGTTTAAAAATTTACATCTGTCCGCTGTGCTGCCGTACCCGGCGCGAGCGCTTCAAAAGTAAGATTATTGCGGCTATTATCAAATTTTTCCTATTCGGGCGTTCATTTGCCGGTGATCATTGCCCGGGGAAATAATGCCCGGCCGCCAGTACCAGCACCCAGTCACTTCCCCTGCCTGCCGAATGAGGTTTGAACTCCTTCGTTTTCCCGTCATTAGTAAAGGAATTGACCGGCCAGTACCGCCCGTCTCGGGGGTTATACCACCGGGCCTCTATATCCGGAGCCTTTAGCCTGGAAAGATCAATATTCAAGGCCTTTCCGTAAGGTGTATATGCCAGCAACACATCTCCTTCCGAAGAAACAGCGGCCACCTGGTGGGCAGGCCCGTCCGGGTTCTCACCCTTTATCGCTGACTGGTCGGGCACCAGGTTCTGCCAGGGAAAGGTTTCAAACAATCGACGCATAAATCCTGCCTGGAACGCTCCCGGGTGGTCCAGCGCAAAGCGCCAGCTGGTGCGTGCGAATGACACAGGCTCCCTGTGGGAATCCAGCATTTGCCAGATATTATGATTCCCGTACGTATGCCCGCAAGCCCCTGAAAGCATGCTCCAATAGCCTGATCTCCTGGAATCAAAAGAATCAAACCAGCCTAGTTCCTCTGGTTTCCAGCCCACGGGATGGTCTTCATAATTCGGCTCAGAATCAAGTACCGGTTTAGTTGGCGATAAATTATAGTTGTGGATCAGGGTCTTATAATTTTGTATATCCCTTGCTCCGTGACCGGATTGGAAAGTATTGAAGGCCAGCCAGTCCTTTTTATGAAACCACTTGGATGATCCTGAGCCCCCCTGGGGATGATAAGTCAGTAATTGCCTGTCCCCGGTTCCTTCCCGGATCCCTTTCGCCATGGCATCCCAGATGGCGATATGTGTTTCATTATCGGGATTCCGATCTCCTCCGAGTATCCAGATGATGGGATCGTTCTTATATCTTTCACCCAGGAATTTCCCGTATATATATGCGTTCTCCGGAGTGAAGACCTCCGGCCCCATGCCCCAGCGTTTTACCACTTTATCACCCCATGTAGGCAACATTCCTATAAAGAGACCAAGTTTCGCGGCTTTGTTTACGATAAAATCAACATGCTTAAAATAAGCTTCATTGGGCCGTGCAGGATCATCTTCTATCAGCGGTATCTCGCCATAAGGATTGGGTGCGTGAAGGCCGTCAAATTCTGCCAGAACGACAGCTTGTATTACAGTGAACCCTTTTTCCGCCCGGTTTTCGAGGTAATAGGCAGCTTCCTGCCGGTTAAGCCGGTGGAATAGTTCCCAGGCCGTATCACCCAGCCAGAAAAAGGGCTTTCCGTTATCGTACTCAAGAAAACGCTCGTTTTCACTTACCCTGAGCTGCTGGGCAGTATTTTTGAGAGGCGTTAAAAATAAACTGCCCAGGAGAAGCAAGGGCAGAAGTGGGGTAATTTTTATTTTCATTTTTTATCCGTTTGGTTCGATAATTCCATTGCCCGGGAAACCCCGTTCCTTAAGCGGCGAAATCTCAATGACTATTGTTGCAGCACTACCGCTCGTGCTTCAGGTTTCCTTTACTGATCAAGAAATCAATGATCATTGTTGCAGTACGGCCCTGGCTGATTTCGTTGCCTACAAACAAGATCATCCGGCGTCCGGCCGCTTCCGCTTATTCCGGTAAATCACCAGCTTGTCAGGGCCCACTTGTTTCTCTTCCACCAGGCTTCCATAAATATGCGGCGCCGGAATTCCTTCGGGAAGGTCTGCTGCGCCGGTGAATATCCTGGCTTCGTCCCATAGGTTGCTTTTA is a window from the Anseongella ginsenosidimutans genome containing:
- a CDS encoding phosphoribosylanthranilate isomerase, yielding MPLKIKICGMRGAENIREAAILRPDYMGFIYYRKSPRYVGDNFKPVWGPEMEGVRKTAVFVNEPLESVQEIVNCLQFEAVQLHGEESPAYCGELKQAGMEVLKAFGIAPGFDFRQLEAYEQVADFFLFDAKTSAYGGSGKSFAWEQLMEYTGSKPFFLSGGLDTDNVKLAVDAAAELPLYALDLNSRFESAPGVKNIQKLTEAIRLIKQP
- the trpB gene encoding tryptophan synthase subunit beta; its protein translation is MKLENKYGVDERGYYGRFGGAYIPEMLYPNIRELRENYLQIINETGFRKEFENLLSDYVGRPTPLYLAQRLSEHYGTSIYLKREDLNHTGAHKINNTIGQILLAEKLGKKRIIAETGAGQHGVATATVCALRGLECVVYMGEIDMQRQAPNVARMKMLGAEVVPATCGSKTLKDATNEALRDWINNPVDTHYIIGSVVGPHPYPDMVARFQSVISREIRQQLLDKTGSELPDHIIACVGGGSNAMGAFYHFLDEEQVKLTGVEAGGEGVNSGKSAATTVLGKDGIIHGSRSLLMQTEDGQIVEPHSVSAGLDYPGIGPQHAHLHDTGRVKFVNITDREAMEAGLLLCKLEGIIPAIESSHALAWLEKMEFRDSESIVISLSGRGDKDLQTYIDYFKL
- the trpA gene encoding tryptophan synthase subunit alpha; this encodes MNRITELFKKKSGPVLSIYYTAGYPGLNDTLLIAKSLEEAGADMLEIGFPFSDPLADGPVIQHSSEVALKNGMSLRALFGQLKALREEVNIPVLLMGYLNPVIQYGMEKFCASCEECGIDGLILPDLPMAEYEETYQELFRSHHLSNIFLVTPESSEERIRKIDGLSEGFVYALSSSSTTGKNMASSDRTEAYFEKLRSLELRNPLMIGFGVSDRESFQKVVSYARGAIIGSAFIRLLEKEGAGAEAIHGFVRSVLGR
- the nhaA gene encoding Na+/H+ antiporter NhaA, producing the protein MATTTPKSVILKPFLKFLRTEQASGVILICCTVFSIIMANSGAGEGYLEFWETHIGIYAGAFSLDHSILHWINDGLMAIFFLVVGMEIKREVAQGELSSFKKALLPVIAALGGMLVPALLYVLFNSGGAYQHGWGIPMATDIAFALGVLSLLGGRAPMSLKVFLMALAVIDDLGAILVIAIFYNQGVVLPNLIIALGIFVLLLILNRLKVTSRIPYLLGGIVMWYFMHSSGIHATIAGVLLAFTIPMKSADPGYSPLVELEGNLHSFSSFFIMPLFALANTAIVISGDLGEIFGSDLNHGIMAGLVFGKVIGIVGFTYLAAKTGIAVLPSKATFGKMAGLGFLGGIGFTMSIFISVLAFTEPEFQTEAKVSILAASLISGLLGFFILKNASAGSEE
- a CDS encoding L-threonylcarbamoyladenylate synthase, which translates into the protein MLIKIHPENPPERHIDTVVECLKKGGVIIYPTDTVYGLGCDITNQKAIERVCRIKGVRPEKAQLSFICQDLRHLADYCKPIDNSTFRILKKVLPGPFTFILNANNQVPKLLNNKKKTVGIRVPDNKIARCIVEGLGNPVISTSIRDDDEIIEYSTDPELIYEKYASLVDMVIDGGYGGNEASTVIDFTSGEVEVLRRGKGDPSVFL
- the sucC gene encoding ADP-forming succinate--CoA ligase subunit beta, which encodes MNIHEYQGKEILKSFGVRVQEGIVAETPEQAVEAASTLKEQTGTGWWVVKAQIHAGGRGKGGGVKLAKSLEEVQEKAAKIIGMQLVTPQTGPEGKKVNKVLIAQDVYYPGASEHKEFYMSVLLDRATGRNIIMYSPEGGMDIEEVAAKTPDKIFKEEVDPKVGLQAFQARKVAFNFGLEGAAFKEMVKFVSALYKAYEGTDSSLFEINPVLKTSDDKIMAVDAKVNLDDNALYRHPDYAAMRDLAEEDPTEVEAGKSNLNYVKLDGNVGCMVNGAGLAMATMDIIKLAGGEPANFLDVGGTASAKTVEAAFHIILQDPNVKAILINIFGGIVRCDRVAQGVIDAYQNIGDIKVPIIVRLQGTNAEEAKKLIDESGLQVYSAIALQEAADLVTEVLKN
- a CDS encoding glycoside hydrolase family 140 protein gives rise to the protein MKIKITPLLPLLLLGSLFLTPLKNTAQQLRVSENERFLEYDNGKPFFWLGDTAWELFHRLNRQEAAYYLENRAEKGFTVIQAVVLAEFDGLHAPNPYGEIPLIEDDPARPNEAYFKHVDFIVNKAAKLGLFIGMLPTWGDKVVKRWGMGPEVFTPENAYIYGKFLGERYKNDPIIWILGGDRNPDNETHIAIWDAMAKGIREGTGDRQLLTYHPQGGSGSSKWFHKKDWLAFNTFQSGHGARDIQNYKTLIHNYNLSPTKPVLDSEPNYEDHPVGWKPEELGWFDSFDSRRSGYWSMLSGACGHTYGNHNIWQMLDSHREPVSFARTSWRFALDHPGAFQAGFMRRLFETFPWQNLVPDQSAIKGENPDGPAHQVAAVSSEGDVLLAYTPYGKALNIDLSRLKAPDIEARWYNPRDGRYWPVNSFTNDGKTKEFKPHSAGRGSDWVLVLAAGHYFPGQ